TCATTCCGCGACCCTCCGGGCGGCGCCGTCGCCGGCGACCGCCCCAATCACCAAGAACTGTCAGAATTGGGAGTGAAAGATGCGCAAGTTCCTTCTCGCCGGCGTCGCCTTCGCCACGCTGGCCGCGGGTTCGGCCCAGGCCCAGGCCCAGATGTCCGACTCTGTCATCAAGATCGGCATGCTGTCCGACCGCTCCGGCATCTATGCCGACATCAACGGCGAAGGATCGGCGGTGGCCGCAAGGATGGCCGCAGAGGAGTTCGGCAACGCCATCAACGGAACGAAGATCGAGATCATCGTCGGCGACCACCAGAACAAGGCGGACATCGCCGCCAACCTCGCCCGCCAGTGGATCGATACGGAAAAGGTGGACGTGATTGCCGATGTGCCGAATTCGGCCGCCGCGCTGGCCGTGCAGGGGATCACGCGGGACAAGAAGCGCCTGTTCCTGATGTCCGGTCCGGGTTCGACCGATCTGACGGGCAAGGATTGCAGCCCCTACGGCTTCCAGTGGACCTGGGACAACCATGCCGTCGCCTCTGCCACCGCCCGCGCACTGGTCGAGCAGGGCAGGAAGAGCTGGTTTTTCATCACCGCCGATTACGCCTTCGGCCATTCGCTGGAGGCCGAAGCGGCTGACACCGTCAAGCAACTCGGCGGGACGATCAAGGGCAGTGTGCGTCATCCGCTGGGCGCATCCGATTTCTCCTCCTACCTGCTTCAGGCTCAGGCATCCGGCGCCGATGTCGTCGCCTTCGCCAATGCCGGCGGCGACACCATCAACGGCG
The Azospirillum sp. TSA2s DNA segment above includes these coding regions:
- a CDS encoding ABC transporter substrate-binding protein; the protein is MRKFLLAGVAFATLAAGSAQAQAQMSDSVIKIGMLSDRSGIYADINGEGSAVAARMAAEEFGNAINGTKIEIIVGDHQNKADIAANLARQWIDTEKVDVIADVPNSAAALAVQGITRDKKRLFLMSGPGSTDLTGKDCSPYGFQWTWDNHAVASATARALVEQGRKSWFFITADYAFGHSLEAEAADTVKQLGGTIKGSVRHPLGASDFSSYLLQAQASGADVVAFANAGGDTINGVKQAAEFGIPQSGQTLAGLLLNINDIKALGLETSQGLMLANSFYWDMNDETRAWSKKFEERTGRKPSMNQAGVYSAVRHYLKAVQEIGTDDADKVAAKMRSMPVTDMMMKEAKIADNGRVFDDMYLAQIKMPAESKYAWDYFKIIKKIPGTQAYIDPKASGCPLVK